The Thermococcus sp. 21S7 genome includes the window AGAGGGCATATCTGGCCGGATATCTGATAGGCTACGGGGGACATTCGGAATGGAGTGGTTGGGCCAGGGAGCTGAGGAAGGATGTGTATTCGAGGGCCAGGTCCGAGCACCTTTTGAATGAGGCGGAGAGGGCGTACATCCGGGGCAAAAAGGAGGGCATGGATGAGAGGTACCGTGATATACACCGGGGAATTTACAGGGTTTCGAAGGTAGAGAAGGTGAGGATGCACTGTCCCCCCTGGCGTTTTGTGCTTTTTGATGAGGTGGGGGGAGGGGCTTATCGAAGACCGAGGTTCTTAAAGCTCGGAAGACTCGGCGACTCTTTTAGGATGCTCCGCAGGTCCTATACAGGCCTGCCTCGGTTCCTTAAGAGGTGATCATCCCACGACCCTCTCAAAAACGCGCTCGAAGTTCTTGGAGGTTATCGCCTCCACCTCTTTCTCGCTGAAGTTCTCCCTCAGCTTTTCAATGAGCGCAGGAATCTTCGATTCATTCTCGAAGCCCTCGACGCTCCTTCCGCTCCAGCCGGGGAGGTAGTAGACGAAGTCGAAGCCGAGGCCGACGTGCCGGTAGCCGGCCAGGTCGACCATGTACGCGATGTGCTCCATGTACCGTTCCAGCGTTGCATGATCCCTGTGAACGAAGCTTGGAATGGCCACTGCCCCGATGACGCCATCGCGCTCCGCTATAGCCTTTATCTGCTCGTCGGTGAGGTTTCGGGGGTGGTCACAGAGTCTCCTCGCGTTGGAGTGGGAGGCTATGACCGGAAAGGCTGTCGCGTCCAGGGTGTCCCAGAAGCCGGCTTCGTTTATGTGGCTCAAGTCAATGACGATTCCCAGCTCCTCGGCCTTTCCAACGACGTCCCGACCGAAATTGGTGAGCCCCCCGCCGGTTCTCTCAAAGACCCCGTCGCCTATCGCGTTGCGCAGGCTCCAGGTGAGCGTTAGAACCCTCAGTCCAAGGCGGTAGAAGACCTCTAGGAGGTGGATGCTCTCACCTATGGGCTCGCCGCCCTCAAGGCCGAGCCAGAGAGCGACCCTTCCTTCCTCGACGGCCTTCTTCATGCCATCGACCGTCGTCACGAGTTCGAAGCGCTCGCTCTCCTCGACGTCCTTGAGAAAGGCGTTCAAAACCTCGAAGCCGTAAACGGTTGCGTCCTTTCGCCTGTCCGGCCTCGTCCATATCGCCATAACCCTCGAACTAACCCAGCCGTTGAAGAAGTGCCAGTTCCCTTCGAGGACGCGCGTTTTTCCTGCCTTTCTCTCATCGTAGACGAAGGTGGGGAGGTCCGAATGGGCGTCGAATATCATCTTCCCTCACTGGCTTCCTCTATGGCCACTACCTCAGTCAGTGCTTCGGTTTTTATCCTGGGGTCGGGTATGCTCCTCACGATTTCTCTGGCCTCTTCGAACTCCTTCCGCTTTGCCAGCTCCAGTGCTATCGCCCTGAGTGCATCGCTCCTCTTGCGAACGTCCTTTATCTCCCTCGCGAATTCAAGCGCCCTCTTCAGGCTTCCGAGTTCTGTCAGGAGCCGGGCTATCTTCTGAACGTTCGTCTCAGTGAAGCGCGGGCTCTCGCAGTGTTCGAACGCCTTGTCCACTACGTCTAGGTACTCTACGTTGTTGACCCTCTTCATCCAGAGGGCGACCTCCAGTTCTCCGATGAGTCTCACGACGCCGGCGTATTTCTTCTCTATGAGCGCGAGGGCGTAGTGGTTCCTTCCCTCAAGGAGGGCCTGCCTTATGGGTGGAAGACCGACGTCGTAAACGGTTAGGGCGAGCTCTATCTTCTTCTCGACCACCGCCGCGCGCTGGTTGACGTGGAGCTTATCGAATATGTCGAAGGCCATCCTGTAGAAGTTGAGGGCCTTGGTTGAGGGGAGCGTATCCCCTGCCTTCTCCAGGAGTTCGCCGATTCTTATTATGCCGTCTACCTTGAGGTTGTAGCTTATCTCCGCTCCGATTATGGTGTCAAAGGCCGTGTTAAACATCTCATAGGCCTCTTCGTTATAACCTGCCACTGCCAGGTGGTATGCCAGTGTTGAGAGAACTATTCCCCTTTCTATCGGGTTCTCTATCTTTTCCGCTTCTTCCACGGCCATGTCAAAGAACTCCGCCGCGTCCTCGTAGTAGCCTGTTACAGAAAACGTTGAAGCAATTCTCGCCCACGCGGCGGCTCTTGTGGAGGGATCCCTCAGTTTCTTTGATATGTAAATCGCATCATCCATTATATCGGGTATCCACTCCACTGGCCCGTTTCGTTTTTTTATAGCAGTAACTATGTCCGTTAAGACTTCAATCTGTTCTAACGGGTCATCTAAGCTGTAAACCTCCTCTAGGGCCTCCGCGTAGTATCGCCTCTCAATCAGTAACTCTATCTCCTCTCGCGTCGTCATACTAACTATTTAATCCGTTCTAAATCCTTATAAACCTTTGTTGGCCACTCTGGGTGAGGAAAGATGTTGACGCTGGCGCTTTACAACACATACGACCCTAAAAAACTCCACGAGGCCCACCTAAGGGCGATAGCCAGGGCAGGGCCGATAGCCTACGCCTACGGCTTCCACCTCGCGCTCGTGGGGTTTCCTTTCGAGGGCAAACCGGTTGACGTTGCCCGCGAGATAAGCTCCCACACCACCATCGGCGAGGGAGGCAGGTATCTCCTTGAGCTGGCCGGGGGAAACCGCTTCCACCTTCTGGAGTTCCCCAGGAAGGGCTTTCCGCCTCAGTTTGGGATTCCGGTTGCAACGACGAGGAAGCCGAGCGGGGAGAAGGAGATAACCCCGCTGGAGCTTGCGGAGAGGGCCCTCCACGGTGAGAGTTTCCTCCTTCTGGTTGGCCTCGGCAGGCACGGTCTTCCGAAGGAAATCTTTAAGACCGCTCGCTATCATATGGACATTACGGGGAAGCGGGTGAGCCTTGAAACGTGCACCGCGATAGGTGCCATACCTGCGAGAATAAGCACACTCATGGAGGCGCTGAAATGGAGGACTCATGGAAGAAGGATTTAGCGTGGATACTTGTGGCACTGCTCGCGGTTTTTGCCCTTCAAACGGGTCTTAAGATAATCCTTCACACGGATGCGCCCCTCGTGATAGTGGTGAGCGAGTCCATGGAGCCGGTCTTCTACCGCGGTGACGTCGTCCTGCTCAAAGGCATAAGCGAGGAGAACATAGACGACGTGCACGTGAACGATGTCATAGTTTACAAGCGCCCCGGTTACGAGTACCCGATAATTCACCGCGTGAGGGGGATAGCGACCGTCGAGCTAGGCGGAAAGGTGGAGAAATGCTTCGTAACGTGGGGGGACAACAACTGGGCACCCGACCCGGATTACCCAACCCCCTACGGAATGATACCCTGCGTTCCGGCCTACGCGGTTGAGGACAAGGCCCTGATGGTTTTCCCGAAGATAGGCCTCATCCCCCTGATCATAAGGGAACACCTCGGCCTGGGATGATGTGAGGGTAGGTGGCCGAGCGGCGCGATGAGGAGCTAATCGGCCCCTGACCAACAGCCCTTTGCTTCGCATGTTGAGACTTTCGTCTCAACACGTTGGGAAGCTTCGCTTCCCACGAGGCGCTGGCGGAAAGATGGCGTACAACTAGACTCTCCTTCTCTTTTCTTGGGATTACTTTTAACTGGCACTCTTGCAGTGTTTCACTCTTCTCAAGGCGTCCGAAGGACGCCAGAATAAATGTGAAACTGTTCAAGAGCTGGTTTTGTTGTTAAATCCCCTCTTCAAGGGGAGTTTTAGAGTGCACGCTTTAGCCTTCCTCTTCAATTTAATAGAAAGGGACCCTTTTGGTGAAGCTTTTCCCAAAAGCTTCCTGTACTCTCAAACCCCCGATGCGGGGTTTTACCCCGCACCCCGTTTTTCTCTAAAACCTGGGAAACTACGTTTCCCCACCTTCCTCATTCCTTACTCCTCCGGGGGGCTACGCCCCACGTCCCCGAACAGCCCTTTCTGACGAAAGCACTGGCGGAAGGTTGAGTGCCTTTCTGGAAATTGCAGGTTTTGGAAGGGGTTTTTGTCAAATTTGCTTCACTTCCGAGTGTTTCACTCTAAGAAGGCGCCCGAAGGGCGCTGATATGAATTTGAAACTATCTTAGGGGGTTTTGTTGTAGTGTTAAACCCTCTGTGAATTTGCTCTTTTATTAGTGCACGACTGATTTTTTGCTTCTTTTGAGAAGAAGGGCGTTCTTTTCGCCAGCCTTTCTTAAAGGCTGTGCAAAAGTTTCATCAAAGCTGGCATGTTTTTTTGTAATTATCTCTTTGTATTGGGTTTGCTCGTTTATCCTCTCATTACAGTAGTTTTGCTGTTTTAAGCGCCCAACGGGCGCTAGGTTGGGAGTAAAACACCCATACATGGGTCCCTTTAACGCAAACCCGAATATCATAGAGC containing:
- a CDS encoding dipeptidase; its protein translation is MIFDAHSDLPTFVYDERKAGKTRVLEGNWHFFNGWVSSRVMAIWTRPDRRKDATVYGFEVLNAFLKDVEESERFELVTTVDGMKKAVEEGRVALWLGLEGGEPIGESIHLLEVFYRLGLRVLTLTWSLRNAIGDGVFERTGGGLTNFGRDVVGKAEELGIVIDLSHINEAGFWDTLDATAFPVIASHSNARRLCDHPRNLTDEQIKAIAERDGVIGAVAIPSFVHRDHATLERYMEHIAYMVDLAGYRHVGLGFDFVYYLPGWSGRSVEGFENESKIPALIEKLRENFSEKEVEAITSKNFERVFERVVG
- a CDS encoding DUF531 domain-containing protein, coding for MLTLALYNTYDPKKLHEAHLRAIARAGPIAYAYGFHLALVGFPFEGKPVDVAREISSHTTIGEGGRYLLELAGGNRFHLLEFPRKGFPPQFGIPVATTRKPSGEKEITPLELAERALHGESFLLLVGLGRHGLPKEIFKTARYHMDITGKRVSLETCTAIGAIPARISTLMEALKWRTHGRRI
- a CDS encoding signal peptidase I — protein: MEDSWKKDLAWILVALLAVFALQTGLKIILHTDAPLVIVVSESMEPVFYRGDVVLLKGISEENIDDVHVNDVIVYKRPGYEYPIIHRVRGIATVELGGKVEKCFVTWGDNNWAPDPDYPTPYGMIPCVPAYAVEDKALMVFPKIGLIPLIIREHLGLG